AGTTTCTGCCTCTGCTTTTTTCAGAACGGCGGTTTTATCCTCTGTGCTCAAGTTCGCGAAGACATCTCCATATTCATCCTTACAGTTCGCATTGAATTTATCGATTTCCTCCACCACGTATTTCTGTCCATTTTCATCATAGGTTTTGGCATACATCAAATCCATGAAAATATCCACTTTCACATCCAAGGCTCCGGGTGTTTCTGTTTTCGGTAAGATGGTGTCTACAAAAGAGGAGACAAAAACAGCCTGCTCCTGATTCAAGAATTGGGGTACCCAATCCACTCGCTTTTGCTCTTTGCATGACTGAAGCAAAGACAACAAAGTCGGTGCTGCTACGGCCGATCCGGCCAATAAAGCGGTTCTTCTAAGTGCGTTTCTTCTGTTCATGGCTTATAGGTTATTTTTCTTCAATTCGGATACTGCAAAATTGGCTGCTCTGGCGGTCAAAGCCATATAAGTCAAAGATGGGTTGACACAAGAGGAAGAGGTCATACAAGCACCATCTGTGACAAACACATTGTTGGCACCATGCACCTGATTATTCCCATTCAAAACAGAGGTTTTCGGATCACGTCCCATTCTTGCTGTGCCCATTTCATGGATTCCGTAGCCCATCTCATGTTCATTGTCAAAGTCCGTGATATCCTGAAGCCCTGCTCTCTCGAGCATTTCCTTCGCATCTTTTCTAATCTGCTTGTTCATCGCCAGCTCATTCTCTCCCCATTCCGCATCGATTGACAAGGTCGGCTGTCCCCACTTATCCAAGACCTCTTTGTTGAGATAAACTTTGTTTTCATGATTGGGAAGACATTCTGCAAATCCCGTGATAAAGAATTCCCATGGTCCCGGCTTCATCAATCCATCTTTGAAATCCGCTCCAAAGTTCTCCTGATTGGATCCAGCTCCCCAACCTGCTCTTCCTCCACTCCCTTGGAAACCAAATCCTCGGACAAAGTTGTCTGTCTTGGTTTGCTCATCGAGGTTGTAATATCTCGGAATATAAATCCCGTTAGGTCTTCTTCCCTTGTAATATTGATCTTCGAAGCCAGGCACTTTGCCCATGGCTCCCACTCGGTAGGTATGATCCATTAGGTTATGACCTAATTCACCGCTTGCATTTCCCAAACCATTTGGGTGTCGATCTGAGGTAGAATTCATCAAGATCTGCGTAGAGCTCAATGTGGAAGCATTACAGAAAATAATTTTAGCATGGTACTCCATGAATTCGCCAGTTTCAGAATCAATGATTCTTACCCCGGTAGCTTTGCCACTCTCATCGTCATAAATAATAGACTGCGCGATAGAAAATGGTCGAATGGTCAAATTCCCTGTTGCATTTGCTGCTGGGAG
Above is a window of Algoriphagus machipongonensis DNA encoding:
- a CDS encoding gluconate 2-dehydrogenase subunit 3 family protein, which translates into the protein MNRRNALRRTALLAGSAVAAPTLLSLLQSCKEQKRVDWVPQFLNQEQAVFVSSFVDTILPKTETPGALDVKVDIFMDLMYAKTYDENGQKYVVEEIDKFNANCKDEYGDVFANLSTEDKTAVLKKAEAETAKFNPGVWGTAVGEQKPVGFYRQLKSMALWAYFSSEEVGKNILSYDPIPGAYLGCIPLSDVGNTWSL
- a CDS encoding GMC oxidoreductase, whose amino-acid sequence is MANFNIDAKQDMTYDAIVIGSGISGGWAAKELCEKGLKTLVLERGRIVEHVTDYPTMTLDPWDTELRGSLTPEQKAKHPKGIRSGFIGANNEHFHANDVENPYTEVKPFLWVRAHQMGGRSLLWGKQCYRWSDLDFEANLKDGHGVDWPIRYNDLAPWYTHVEKFAGISGEALGLPQLPDSHFLPPMELNCVEKHVKERIEKEYNGRNMIIGRVAHLTEPINGRGKCQFRNRCDRGCPYGAYFSSNAVTLPAANATGNLTIRPFSIAQSIIYDDESGKATGVRIIDSETGEFMEYHAKIIFCNASTLSSTQILMNSTSDRHPNGLGNASGELGHNLMDHTYRVGAMGKVPGFEDQYYKGRRPNGIYIPRYYNLDEQTKTDNFVRGFGFQGSGGRAGWGAGSNQENFGADFKDGLMKPGPWEFFITGFAECLPNHENKVYLNKEVLDKWGQPTLSIDAEWGENELAMNKQIRKDAKEMLERAGLQDITDFDNEHEMGYGIHEMGTARMGRDPKTSVLNGNNQVHGANNVFVTDGACMTSSSCVNPSLTYMALTARAANFAVSELKKNNL